The Myroides fluvii region TATTTTTAATTTTGACCTAACAATACACAAATTTAACACTCATTTCGTAAGAGTCGAAAAACAAAATAGCCTTTTCATCTGTATATCAATAAAAACACTTTTGCTATTTTTTTATTCTAACTACTAACAAAAGATAGGTCGTCGTCGTCTTCAAGAATGGTATCCATTGACTTACATCTCTAATTTCAAGGTTTTCCCCCTCCTACAAAAATACCTTAGAAGAGGTAATATTCATCTTCTGTTCTGCGGCATACCCGAAAGTCTCTCCTTGTCTAAACACCACATTACTTCCTATGACATACGAACAAAAATTCACCAAGAAAGAATACAATTCTCCTAATGCTAAAACTGAGTGAACCACTTCGAGTTCCCAATTTGCCTAAATCGAACAAACCATAGGTATAAACACTCTTTTCTCCTTCTGTAATGCGTATTCCGAGTCTACCCCTAACGCTATTTTACAATTCAAAAATACACATTAGCCCCTACATCACCTCATTAAATTGATTTTATTCTAATCTACTTTGACTTCAAATGCGTATTTTCAGCAAGAATATCCTCAAAAAAGAACAAGAAACCCAAGTGAAGAAAAGGAATTCACACCATTTTATAATTCCGAAAAAACCAAAGATAAAAGAGAAGATTTCAGTATATTTGTACTTTGATAAAATGAAAGTATGGATACAATCTTAGACAAAAATATACAACCACAGGCCAAACCGAAATGGTTACGTGTAAAATTGCCTACAGGTAAAAAATATACTGAATTAAGAGGTTTAGTGGACAAGTACAAGTTGCACACCATCTGTACCTCGGGTAGTTGTCCAAATATGGGAGAATGTTGGGGAGAAGGAACGGCGACTTTTATGATTTTAGGAAACATCTGTACGCGTTCATGTGGTTTCTGTGGAGTAAAAACAGGACGTCCAGAAACAGTGGATTGGGATGAACCAGACAAAGTGGCTCGTTCGATCAAGCTAATGAGCATTAAACACGCGGTAATTACTAGTGTTGACCGAGATGACTTAAAAGACGGTGGGTCGATTATTTGGGCAGAAACAGTGAAAGCAGTTCGCCGTATTAGCCCTGGAACGACTATGGAAACACTAATTCCAGATTTTCAAGGCGAAGAGCGTTTATTGGATCGTATCTTAGCAGTGGCACCGGAAGTAATTTCGCACAATATGGAAACGGTTCGTCGCTTAACGAGAGAGGTTCGAATCCAAGCCAAATACGATCGCAGTTTAGCCGTGTTGCAATATTTAAAAGACAACGGCGCTAAGCGTACGAAATCAGGGATTATGTTAGGTTTAGGAGAAACAGAAGAAGAAGTAATCCAAACGATGCACGATTTGAAAGCCGTTGGATTAGATGTCTTAACTATAGGTCAATATTTACAACCGAGTAAAAAACACTTGCCTGTAAAAGAATTCATCACACCAGAACAATTCAAGAAATACGAAGAAATCGGGTTAGAATTAGGATTCAGACACGTTGAAAGTGGTGCACTTGTTCGTTCATCATACAAAGCTCAGAAACATATTTTATAATTATAATATTGATGGTCGCTGTTTGGCGACCATCTTCTTTTACAACCAATGAAAAAAATTAAAGTTGCAATTAATGGATTTGGACGCATTGGTCGAAATCTATTCAAATTATTGCTCAATCATCCTGTCATTGAAGTTGTTGCTATAAACGATTTAGCAGATGTGCAAACCATGGCGCATTTAGTCAAATACGACAGTATTCACGGTATCTTACAAGCGGATGTATCGTATGATGACAATCACCTGATTATCAATCAACAGAAAATACCTTATTTCAGTTCAAAGGCTATTGCAGCCTTACCTTGGGCGAGCTTAGACATTGATTATGTAATAGAGGCAACAGGAAAACGCAAGACAACAGCTTTACTCGAAGAGCATATTAAACAAGGGGCCAAACGCGTTATTTTATCAGTTCCTCCAGAGGATAATGAAATCAAGACCATTGTTTTGGGAGTAAACGAACACATCTTAACTGGAGAGGAATTAATCATTTCCAATGCAAGTTGTACAACAAACAATGCAGCTCCAATGGTCAAGATTATCAAAAAGCTATGTGGTATGGAACAGGCTTATATCACAACAGTACACTCCTATACGACCGATCAAAGTTTACACGACCAACCACATAAAGATTTAAGAAGAGCACGGGGAGCAGCTCAATCTATTGTTCCTACAACTACAGGAGCAGCAAAAGCACTCACGAAGATTTTCCCCGAATACGAAGGAAAAATCGGCGGTGGCGGAATTCGAGTTCCCGTTCCCGATGGATCATTGACCGACATTACGTGTTATGTAAAAAGAGAAATAACCATTGAGGAAATCAATCAAGCCTTCAAAGATGCGGCAGAAAATGAATTAAAAGGTATTTTAGCCTATACTGAAGATCCTATTGTTTCTGTAGACATCATTGGCAATACCCATTCTTGTCTCTTTGATTCTCAGCTAACTTCTGTTATTGATCGCATGGTTAAAGTTGTTGGATGGTATGACAATGAAATTGGGTATTCTTCCCGTTTGATTGATTTGATTCTATATTTTGAATCGATTAAAAAAGATTAACCCTGCCATGACAAGCTGAACTTGTCTCTTGAAGCCATTCTTCAGCGTATGGACTTGGAAATTCATTTAACAAAGCGAAGTCGCATTGAAAAATGCCTATTCCACTGATTCTTGTAGGAATCGATTTCCAAAATAAATATATAATACAAAAAATGGGCATTGCTTTCGCAATACCCATTTTTTGTATTATATATACGAAGTATAATTATTTTTTCTCTTGAAGCTTTTGGCTCATATCCATAGAAATAGCAGAACGCTCCATTAAAAGTTTTCCTGCCATTGTCTCTACAACAACTGTTAATTCATTTAACTCAGCAATTCTTCCGTGTAAACCTGATTTAGTTACGATACGATCTCCTACTTTCAGACTAGCTTCGTATGTCTTTTCTTGTTTCACTTTCTTTTGTTGCGGACGAATCATAAAGAAATAAATCGCAACAAAGATGAAAATCATAGGTAAAAATTGTTGTATACCTTCCATAAAATATAAGTATTTAAAAATTAGTTTGCTGGAGAAACGTTAGCTTTAATCGTAAGTAACTCCTCTCCTTTTTCTGTATTCGTTGTTAAAGTAACCGTTTTCTGTTGTTGTCCAACAGCTCCAGTTTGAAATCTAACTTTTAGCTTCGATTTTTCTCCTGGTTTAATTGGTGTTTTTTGATATTCCGGAACAGTACATCCACAAGTAGCACGAGCGTCAATAATAACTAAATCTGCATCTCCAGTATTTGTAAATTCAAATTCTGTCTCTACCGCTTCGTTATTTCCGATTGTTCCAAAATCATGTGCAAGAGATACAAATTCCATTTTTGGACTACCTTGTGTCTTTTTATCGATAGTTTCTTGTTCGATTTTAGCAACGCTATCTTCACTAATACGACTTGATGCGTCATTTTTTTTACAAGCTGTCAAGGTCAACAAAGCTACACAAGACAACATAAATACGTTTTTCATTTCAGTTATAGTTATTATGGTTAATTCGTCTTATAAAAGTCCTTTTCCAATTTTATTCAATCGACCTTGAGCTTCAAGTTCTTTTGAAATATTATCAAGAATACCGTTGATAAATATACTACTTTTTGGTGTAGAATACTCTTTCACAACCTCTAAATATTCATTTATTGTAACTTTTACAGGGATAGAAGAAAAACGCAACATCTCGCAAATAGCCATTTTTAAAACTACAATATCAATAGTAGCGATACGTTCTATATCCCAATTTGGTGTTTTACCATCGTATTCTTTTGCTAATTCAGCACCATTTAAAAACGTTCTACGGAACAAATCCTGAGCAAAATCCTTGTCTTCTGCATCTTTAAAAACTTTAGGAACAAAAAATGCTTGCTCAACATTTTTCAATTGTCTTACTTGCTTTTGAATTAACGTATTTACCACGGGTAAATCATCTACCCAAGTCAATTTAGTATCTTCTAAAAAGTCATATAACTTTTCATTTGGCGCAATAATTTCCGTGTATACATTCACGATAAAATCTTGATCTTCTTGAAAAGAACGCGTCGTCGATTTCATGTAGTTCTTATACAGCTCACTTGCTTTGATTTCATCTAATACCAACTGAACATAATGATCCTTTCTTTGCCAATACGTCATATTTCGCTCTTCCACTTTATTGCTAATAGAAGTAGAATTACTCAATAACTCAAGCACTTGGTTTTCGATAAATTTCTTGTTTGGATTGCGTTCTTCGTAAGTAGCTAAATGTTTTTTCTGAGAAATTTCGATATATTCTTCTTCTTTTTTTCGAATTTCTATCAGGAGGGTTAGCATCAATAAATACAACTCTTGTATACTATCCATGCTGTGGTTTAAAAATTTCTCACCCGTTTGAATTTGGTCAGAATTACTTTGGTGCAACGCATAAAGCGTCTGCATAACCTTGATACGAATGTGTCTTCGATTTAACATGCTACTAAAGAACTTAAAATGATTTGAATTTTTATTTCAGCCGACAAAGGTAAGAAATATTATTTCTTATCAAACTAAATAATGCAATTCATGCTTTAGATTTAACTTGATTTTAAAATCTCCGTTCCATACCAACGGATTAGCAAGATTAAAACAAAAAAACGAGGCCTTCAAACCTCGTTTTTCGATTAAATCAAAGGCAATAAATGATGAATCTACCTTTTGTAATGACAATAACAACATGTAGGTAGGTATTGCATTTTATTGTTAGTCGATACTTGCTTTTTCTGCGCGTCGATCTGCTTCTGATACATTTTCTGCTTTTCCGAACTTCCAATAGGAATAAGCATACAGCTCATCCTTTGTCCAATTTTTCTCTTTGCGCAAGAAGTTGCGCAATAGCTTTACATTGGAAAATTCCGCAGCTACATAAGCGAATTTTGATTCCATTTCTCCTTGTGCTTCAATATAAGCCAAGGCTTTTTCTGCTAATATTGTATTTTGACCTGGTGTTGAATTGACAATCCACTCAATGTCTACTTGCGCTTTTGTTTGTAAAGGCTGAATATCTTCTTGTGTTTCTACTTCAATAAATGCCTTCACTTGTGCTGTAGCTACGACATCTTCTAAAATAGCCCCCAATACAGGAATAGCCGTAGCATCTCCTACTAAAATGTACCGATCGGCTTGCGGATATAATTCAGATGCTTCCGTTCCCATTGCCACGCCCAATTCTGCACCAATTGGCGCTTGAATTGCCCATTTAGAAGCGGGTCCTTCATCACCGTGTG contains the following coding sequences:
- a CDS encoding DUF4261 domain-containing protein; the encoded protein is MVHSVLALGELYSFLVNFCSYVIGSNVVFRQGETFGYAAEQKMNITSSKVFL
- a CDS encoding DUF1573 domain-containing protein → MKNVFMLSCVALLTLTACKKNDASSRISEDSVAKIEQETIDKKTQGSPKMEFVSLAHDFGTIGNNEAVETEFEFTNTGDADLVIIDARATCGCTVPEYQKTPIKPGEKSKLKVRFQTGAVGQQQKTVTLTTNTEKGEELLTIKANVSPAN
- the gap gene encoding type I glyceraldehyde-3-phosphate dehydrogenase, which codes for MKKIKVAINGFGRIGRNLFKLLLNHPVIEVVAINDLADVQTMAHLVKYDSIHGILQADVSYDDNHLIINQQKIPYFSSKAIAALPWASLDIDYVIEATGKRKTTALLEEHIKQGAKRVILSVPPEDNEIKTIVLGVNEHILTGEELIISNASCTTNNAAPMVKIIKKLCGMEQAYITTVHSYTTDQSLHDQPHKDLRRARGAAQSIVPTTTGAAKALTKIFPEYEGKIGGGGIRVPVPDGSLTDITCYVKREITIEEINQAFKDAAENELKGILAYTEDPIVSVDIIGNTHSCLFDSQLTSVIDRMVKVVGWYDNEIGYSSRLIDLILYFESIKKD
- the nusB gene encoding transcription antitermination factor NusB; this translates as MLNRRHIRIKVMQTLYALHQSNSDQIQTGEKFLNHSMDSIQELYLLMLTLLIEIRKKEEEYIEISQKKHLATYEERNPNKKFIENQVLELLSNSTSISNKVEERNMTYWQRKDHYVQLVLDEIKASELYKNYMKSTTRSFQEDQDFIVNVYTEIIAPNEKLYDFLEDTKLTWVDDLPVVNTLIQKQVRQLKNVEQAFFVPKVFKDAEDKDFAQDLFRRTFLNGAELAKEYDGKTPNWDIERIATIDIVVLKMAICEMLRFSSIPVKVTINEYLEVVKEYSTPKSSIFINGILDNISKELEAQGRLNKIGKGLL
- the yajC gene encoding preprotein translocase subunit YajC, with protein sequence MEGIQQFLPMIFIFVAIYFFMIRPQQKKVKQEKTYEASLKVGDRIVTKSGLHGRIAELNELTVVVETMAGKLLMERSAISMDMSQKLQEKK
- a CDS encoding siderophore-interacting protein; this translates as MAKKTVDRGIFTLKERTYITPHYIRITLEGKDAQKFNRTTIGVNNKIFLAPEGCERVYLPEFDSEKGQWVPMDEAIRPSVRTYTHRGIDLEKNELYVDFVAHGDEGPASKWAIQAPIGAELGVAMGTEASELYPQADRYILVGDATAIPVLGAILEDVVATAQVKAFIEVETQEDIQPLQTKAQVDIEWIVNSTPGQNTILAEKALAYIEAQGEMESKFAYVAAEFSNVKLLRNFLRKEKNWTKDELYAYSYWKFGKAENVSEADRRAEKASID
- the lipA gene encoding lipoyl synthase, with the translated sequence MDTILDKNIQPQAKPKWLRVKLPTGKKYTELRGLVDKYKLHTICTSGSCPNMGECWGEGTATFMILGNICTRSCGFCGVKTGRPETVDWDEPDKVARSIKLMSIKHAVITSVDRDDLKDGGSIIWAETVKAVRRISPGTTMETLIPDFQGEERLLDRILAVAPEVISHNMETVRRLTREVRIQAKYDRSLAVLQYLKDNGAKRTKSGIMLGLGETEEEVIQTMHDLKAVGLDVLTIGQYLQPSKKHLPVKEFITPEQFKKYEEIGLELGFRHVESGALVRSSYKAQKHIL